In Leptospira licerasiae serovar Varillal str. VAR 010, the sequence CATTCTCGCTGATTTGGTTCGGAGCAGGAATCCCGTCGTTCTTTACCGCTTCCGTATCCACAAATCCAGGATGTATTGTTTGGATCTTTATATGTTTTATTCCGAAATGTTCCAATTCCATTCTTGCAGTTTCTAAAAAAAGACGTGCCGCTCCCTTGGAAGCAGTATAATCCCCTTGCATAGGGATCCCGAAATAAGTCGCCAATGAGTTCATATGTGAGATCATACATACTTCTTTTTGTTTTTTCATTTGCCTCATAAGAGGAACATAAAAGTTAATTAAAGAAGCATAATTTATATTCATACAGTCTAAGATCGTTTTGGCGGTTGCGGTTAATGTATTGGAAGGAGGTCCGATCCCGATATTAAGTAGAGCTATATCTATCTTTCCATACTTCTTTACTATTTCTTGTATTACAAATTCTGCGTGGGTCTCGTCTCTTCCGTCTCCTGCAAAAGTAATACAATCACTTCCTAATTTTTTGATCTCTTTCGAGACTTCTTGTAAGAGATTTTCTCTTCTTGCAGTAAGTATTATTTTATTTTGGAATTTAGCCAGGGCTAATGCCGTGGCTTTTCCGATACCGGAAGAAGCTCCCGTGATTAAAATTACCTTGTTTTTGTAGTCCATACGAACCGACCGATGAGAAATAGTTGATTAAAAAGTGAGTAAATGCTCACTTTTGTAAAGTAAAATCTTTTCTTAAATCTTTTCGGAAAAAGGTAAGATTTGGCCTTTGGGTCTTACTTTCCGGATCTGAAAAGAGAATGCCTCATAAAATAGAATGAAACAGTTACGGAAACTAAAGCCGAGATAAGGAACATACTTTTAGGTCCGGAATAAAACCAGATCAACCCACCTAGATTACTTGCAATCAATGCGGCAATACTATTCAAACCGGCAAATGTTCCGATAGCCGAGGCTGAATCTGTAGTGGGTGTGATATTTGTGATCAACGCCTTTGAAATCCCTTCCGTGCTAGCGGCATAGACCCCGTATAAGAAGAATAAGGAATAAAAATGGATCTTGTCTTCCGCAAACGCCATTCCTCCATATACTAAAGCAAATACGAGTAAACCGAAGACCAAAGTGGGTTTGAGCCCGATCTTGTCTGCTAAGATGCCTGCAGGAAGAGAAGATAAAGCGTAAATTAAATTATAAAATATGTATATTCCGATTACTTGAGAATCTTCTAAACCTTTACTTTTTGCCATTAGTAGAAGAAAAAGGTCGGAGCTATTAACTAGTCCGAAGAATAAAAGTCCGATCACTAATTTTTTATATGAGATAGGAGCGTTCTTCCAATAGATAAAATATGAGAGAAAGTTCGATTTCCCTTGTGTAGGCGGTTTAGTTTCGTTCTTTTCGTTTAGGAGGCCCGAGATCAGAAATGCGGAGAGTCCGGGGATCGCTGCTATAAAAAATAGAACGGAATAATTTTCCGGATAAAAATATAAAAATACTAAAGCGAATACAGGTCCGATTACTGCTCCTAATGTATCCATAGAGCGATGGAATCCGAAAACTGTGCCCTTGGTTTCAGGTGTTGCCTCGTCAGAAAGTAATGCGTCCCTTGCACCTGTTCTGATCCCTTTGCCCAGTCGATCCATAGTTCTGGCTAAGAAGATCCAAAACGGAAAGGTGAAAAATCCCATAATAGGTTTAGAGATTGCGCTTAATAAATATCCGAGCTGAACGAATGGAACTCTCTTACCGTTTTGGTCTGACAGTTTTCCGAAATAACCTTTACTGAGTCCTGCAATCGCTTCTGCAAATCCTTCCAAAACTCCGATCAGTACTACTGAAAATCCGATGCTTTTTAGATAGAGAGGCATAATCGGATACAACATCTCGCTGGATACGTCCGTAAAAAGGCTGATGAACGAAAGGATCCAGACTGCTTTGCTGATTTTTTTCATTTTGCTTCTTTTTGATAAATGCTAGTTGTATTCCGAGTAAAAAAAAGTATTTTTTAATAAAAGAATCTAGTATCTATTTATGACATGGACGAACATTCACATAGCCAACACAGCCATCATTCGGTAGCGCAAAAAGTTTCCGAACCCGTAAAACCTTTTAGGAAAACGGAATATGTTTGTCCGATGCATCCTGAAATACGCCGAGATCGACCGGGAGATTGTCCGATCTGTGGAATGACTTTGGTGGCTCAAGGAGGGGAACCGGACTCCGAAGCAGAAGATAAGGAGCTCCGTTCCTTATTTAGGAAATTTATATTATCTACGGTCTTTTCTCTTCCGTTATTTTTTTTGGCAATGTCCGAAATGTTTTTTCCTCATTTAGTTTTCGAGTTCACTGTAGGCCTCGGAGATCGTATCCAATTTGTTTTGGCTTCACTCGTATTTTGGGGGCCCGGATTCTTTTTAGTAAGAAAAGGAATTGTCTCTTTCAAGAGTATGAATCTAAACATGTACAGCCTGATCCTAATAGGAGTAGGGGCCGCGTATTTGTTCTCTGTCGCCGCTCTTTTCTTCTCCGATTTTTTCCCTCAGTCATTACACTCTCACGGCAAGGTAGCGCTGTACTTCGAAGCAGCTTCCGTTATTCTTACCTTGGTCATATTAGGCGAATATCTGCAAGCTAGGGCCCAGAGAAGGACTGGAGGCGCTATCCAAGCTCTCTTAGGATTGTCGCCTAAAACGGCTCATCTACTAAACGGAAATTCGGAGAGAGAAATACGAATAGAAGAGATCCGTGTCGGAGACAGACTCCGAGTTAAACCGGGAGAAAAGATCCCAATCGACGGCAAGATAGAAGAAGGTTCCAGCTATGTGGAAGAGTCTATGCTGACCGGAGAACCTCTTCCTGTGAAAAAAGAAAAAGGAGATCGTGTTTTTGGGGCCACTATCAATCAAACCGGAAGTTTTGTTTTAATTGCGGACAAGATAGGATCCGAAACAGCTCTATCACAAATTATTCATATGGTGGAAGAAGCGCAGAGAAGTAAGGCTCCTATACAAGGTTTGGCGGATAGAGTAGCAGGTTGGCTTGTTCCTTTTGTTTTACTGATCTCTGTTCTTACCTTTTGTGCCTGGTATTTTTTCGGTCCGGAACCTTCTCTATCTTATGCAGTTTTAAATTCATTATCCGTTCTGATCATCGCATGTCCTTGTGCTTTAGGACTTGCGACTCCTATTTCAGTAATGGTTGGAGTAGGTATCGGAGCTCAAAACGGAATATTGATACGAAATGCCGAAGCCCTGGAAAAAACCGAAAAGGGAACGGTGCTATTTACCGACAAAACTGGAACATTGACCGAAGGGCGTCCTAGAGTGATCGAGGTCTATCCCGAGAATGAACAGATCCTAAGGTTTGCTGCTGCACTTGAATCTAGAAGCGAGCATCCTATCGCTAAAGCAATCGTTCGTAAAGCCGAAGAGTCGGGACTTATGATCCCGGATGTGATCGATTTTTCCTCGATTACGGGTAACGGAGTCTCAGGCAAAATAGAAGGGAAATCAGTATATGTAGGTAAGAAGAAATATTGGAACGTAAAAGAAGTACCGCAAGATCTTTTAAAGAAAGAGGAGTTCTTTTTAAACCAAGGCAAAACTGTCGTTTGGGTTGCAGACGATCAGAAATATCTAGGTGTCATAACAGTTACTGATCCAATCAAGGAAACTACTCCTAAAGCGGTTTCGGATATAGAAGCTTTTGGTATCCGGATCGTAATGCTAACAGGAGATGCAAAAACTTCCGCCCAAAAAGTGGGAGATCAGATTGGGATTCGAGAGATCTATTCCGAATTAAGTCCGGAAGGGAAGAAGGAGATAGTAAAATCTGCCAAAAAAGAAAACGAGATCATACTGGTGGCTGGGGACGGAATTAACGATGCTCCGTCGCTTTCAGAATCTGATGTAGGGATCGCTATGGGATCTGGAACGGAAATCGCAATCCAAAGTGCGTCCATTACGCTGGTCAAGGGAGATCTATTAGGAATTTCGAAAGCGATCCGTTTAAGTAAGGCGACTATGAATAATATAAAAATGAACCTATTCTTTTCGTTCGCATACAATTTTTTAGGAATACCGATCGCTGCAGGACTACTCTATCCTTTTCTTGGGATATTGCTTTCTCCAATGATCGCAGGAGCTGCTATGAGCCTGAGTTCCGTCTCAGTAGTGATGAATGCGCTTCGTTTAAGAAAAACTAAATTATGACCATTCAAGCGGTAATTGGTCGGACGCTTTCAGGATAGAGGCTTTTTGTCTTTGTCGAAGAATTTTTTGTGGATCAAGTCTTGGATAAGATCTCTGTCTTCCTCGGAGAGGCTGATAAAGATAACATTCGCTTTTTTTCCGGAGACTCGGATTACTTCCGATTCAAGTTCCATATTTTTGCCGTTGATATTTCCGAATAGGATGATCCTGTCTCCCTCGAAAACGGAAGTGCGGGTTTCAATGCCTGCTCCTCCAGTTCCTATATCAACGATGAATACCGGAAATCTTTGGGTCTTACCCTTGACTATGAAATCACCGTCAATGGTGATTTTGACGCGAGCGTTCTTTCTCTTCTGTTGAGAAGGGTCCCGGTATTCGTATTTGTCGTCGAAAAGGGAATTAGTGCCCGCCATACGACAATCATGCAGAAGTTCGAAATTCAGTCAAAGTGAAATTGTAATCTTCTTCAGGTCCGTCTTCGCAGGGCTGAGAATTCTTATAAGAGAAATAAACAGAAGCTCCATCCAAAACAATTACGGTCCTGGAAACGGAATGTGCGTCTCTTCTGTGCATACAAGGCGATAGAGCGCCTTGTTCCGGTAGATGAGAAGATAAGAATGACTTTGCGATGTTTGTAAAACCTGTGGCATCCGGATGGGAAGAAGGACGAAAATTCGAATCGAATGTTTCTCTTCTGACTACTTGGGCCTTGGGTCCTTGTGTGAAAGAGCTTCCAAATACTGTAAATGTTTCGGAGTCCGTTTCTGTTTGGTACGTTTTACCGTCCCAGATAAAAATTTCGGTCTTCTCTCTCCTTACCTTGAATAGTTTGAATGGATAATAATTTTCCAACTCGGTGTTTGTATAAGATTCAGGCGTTCTTTCTCCGAGTAGAATTGAACGGACTAACAGCCCTCTACTCACAGGATTGCGTAGCAGCTTTAATGTAGCCTCGTAATAATTTAATAGACAGATGATCTCTCCCGATTGGGTAACTCCGATCCAAGTGCCTCCCGCTTCTCCGTCGATCGGTGCGATCGCTTTTCCTGAATTGGATTCGAGTAACTGAGGAGAGAGAGAAGGTTTTCTTTTGAAAGACTCGTCTCTGTTAAATCCGATTCCGAGTATTCCTTTATTTGGATCTCTATAGATCAGTGATGTGCACATTTTATTTTCCTACGCTCAAAAAGAAATCTACTCTTTCGTTTCGATCCACTTCATAAGCTCCGTTACCAGGGATCAAAGGTAATGTTTCTCCATAGCCTCTGTATCTATATCGCCCGAATTCATAATCTTTTCCGAATAAGGATTGGAATACTTTTTTAGCTTTTTCTTCGGAAGCCCTTAGATTGAATTCGTCATCTCCTCTGTGAGATGTGTGGATCTGTAACTCTACTTTGTATCCTGGAAATTTACTTAAGACGGATTTTAGTTTAGAAGGTAATGTCCACCATTTGTCCTCGTAGATCCGATTTGGGACAGAGAATCTGAAACCTTCTTTTTCTTTTACTACTAGAATGTCGGTTTTGATATCTCCTAACTCTAATTCTTCTTCTCCGCCGAATACGTCTTTGTAAGAGAGAACAAATCTGAGTTCCGCGAGAGATCCGATTCTTCTGCCTTGATCGTCCAAACCGTACCAGATTAATTTGTCCGGGCCGTTCCCGATCCCGTTCCAGCTTCGTACGATCCGTTCTTCTTGTTTGTCACCGTCGTAATAGGATTCCATAATATTAATCTTCCAGGATACGATCGGAAGTCCTTTGGATCTTAAGCGGATCTCAACCAGATCTTTTTGCCAGTCTCCATCGGGTGTAAATCCGCTAGGTGAAACATCGTAGGAAAATTTAGGTTTTTGGTCCGAAAGCTGGAATTTTTTAGGAATGCTTGTGTACTTATCGTATCTGTTGAATACCGTTAGACGATATAGATAAGTTCCGGGACCTAAAGGTTTGTTTTCTTTGTTTTTAGGCTCCCAAATAAGCTCAGCGGGAGGTTCTCCCAGTGATTTTTGAGAGAAGACGATATTATCTTCTTTTGCTTCGTTCTTGAAAATTTCCAATTCATAAGAATCGGATTTTAATCTGGAGGAAACATATGAGTTAAATTTAATGCGATTCAAAGGATTGTTCGGATCGGAAGGAAATAGATCCCCTTCTACATTTAGATCCACCCCGAAAGAATCGTTTTTAACCGTCAGGTTCTCGATCTTATCGATTGATTCGTTTCCTGCAGGATCTCTTCCGGTGAGTTTATAAGTATACAAACCTGGAGGAACAGATTTACCGTTGGAATCGGTTCCGTCCCATACGAGTTGGAAAGGAACTTCTCTATATCTCCATGTATAAGCTTTTAGCGACCTACCTTCAAAATCCAAAAATTCTCCGATAAAGATGTCCGCAGATTCTCCGGAGGTTTTTTGCTGTATAATGATCTTGGATAAATTTCTGTCTTCGCTTAATAATAACTTTGTCTTACAATTCGCCTCCGCTTTGGGAGGTCTTGCATCCAAGTAGAATGTGGACTCTTCGGAAAGTATTCTTTCTTTGTTTGCTGTGAGCAAAAATAACTGATAGGTATAATATCCATCGCCCACCGGAATTCCGTTCTCGTTCTCTCCATCCCATTCCAGGATAGAAGGTAGATAAATATCTTCCGGAGCGAATTCATTCTCGTCTGAAAATAGTGTGAATCCTTTTTTGCGGATCTTGCTCGCTTCGAATTTTTTTACGGTTTCTCCGGAGGCGCTTCTGATAGTCAATTCCCAGTCTTGCAGTTTTGGTAAGGAAGAAGTTTGTATCTTGAATCGTAAAATATCGGAGACTCCGTCCCAGTTCGGAGAGAAGGAGCCGGATTCCGTGCTAATGAGCGAGTTTGCAGAAGCGGAAGAGGAGTATAGAATTCCTAAGAGGACTAAAAAAGGAAAAAATTTTCCGAACATGCTACTAGGAAATTCCTTCCGAGAAAAAATGCACTTATGTTTTGTCCTCTAGTTTTCTGTTGCGGATCGAACCCAAATGAGTTCCGGCATCGATTATCTCGGATCTTTCGGTATAACGTTTTAATGCGAATGTGACCGAAGCAAATGCGATCTCTTCCCAAGGGATCTCTTCCGGAGAGAATAGTTTTACTTCTTCCGATTCGGGACTTTCCGAAAATAGTCCGTCCACCAAGTTTGCAAGAAAGAACATATAAACTTGGCTGATATGAGGAATGCTATATACTGAATGAAGGCGGACAATATCTATCTTTGCATTTGCTTCCTCCGAGGTTTCTCTCGCGGCGCCTTCTTCTACAGTTTCCCTGTTCTCTAAAAATCCTGCGGGTAAGGTCCAGTATCCTTTTCTGGGTTCGATTGCACGTTTGCAGAGCAGTATTTTTCCTTCCCAGATAGGAATGGTGCCGACGATTACCTTCGGATTTTGGTAATGTATGGTACCACAATTCTCGCAAACATATCTTGCGAGACTGTCTCCTTCCGGGACTTTTTGGACTACTTCGGAGCCGCAAACGCTGCAAAACTTCATGCTTTAGAAAACCTTCTCCAAGCTAGGATCGCTTCTAGTAGTAACCAAACGGTTAGAAAGATCAAAATTCCTCCGACTGTTGCAAGCAAATAGCTAGGCGACTTGGAGAATAAGAAATCGTAGAAGTTGATGACCATTGCCCAGAGTGTAGCTCCTAATACGAATATCATAGGTATAAAACTGATCCATGTCTTTTTCTTAGAATACAACAGATATATCGTGATTACAAGCAAAGCTAAGCCGGCTAACAATTGATTTGTGGTGCCGAATAGCTTCCAAAGTGCCAACCCCGCCGTGGTTTTTTTGCCACCTTGGTCTATCTGCAAGAACGCAAAAAAACCGATCGCAATGCATGCGATGATGCTGGAAACATAACGATTCCCTAAAGTTTTTTTGATCGTTACCGATCCGAAACTTTCGGCAATCTCTTCTATATTATATCTTAATAGTCTAGTTGCGGAATCGAGGGAAGTTAAAGCGAAGCTTACAACGACAAGTGCGATAAAACCTTGCGCAAAACCTTCGTCAAAACCTAATTGAGAGATAAATCTTCCTGTCCCATAGATATAAGCTCCAACGGAAGGCGCTAAACCCTGGATCCCTGACCAAGACTTATAAAAGGAAGACCATTCTCCTGCGGATGCAAAACCAATCGTGCATGCGACAACCGATGTAAGACCTAACAGAGATTCGCCGATCATACCGCCATATCCGATCACTCTTGCGTCGATTTCCCTATCCAATTGTTTTGCGGTAGTCCCGGAACTTACCAATGCATGGAAACCCGATACTGCTCCGCAAGCGATCGTGATAAACACGAACGGAATAATATCCATGTCCACTTTTTCCGTGCGGATCGCTTCCGCGTTAAAAGAGGAAAATTCTCCGAGGATACTTCCTTTTACGAAACCGAAATAGATAGCAATGATCCCCAAATACAATAAGAAGGAATTGATATAATCCCTACTTTGAAGAAGTAGCCAGACTGGAGTTACGGAAGCCAGAAAAGCATATGCGAGAAGTATAATTTTCCAGATCGGAACTCCCGGCGACTTATCTATATCGTTGAGGCCCGTCCAAGAAAGAATGGAGTCATTCATTCCAAGCACCATTACTACCAAGGTGAGAGCCACTGAAGCGAATGTAAGAGGTCCAAGCTTCATTCCTTTTTTATAATGGAGCCAGCCCACTAAGATCGCAAATAGCATGATCCCTGCGGTAGGAATTACGGCCTCCGGAAAATGACTTCTGAGTTTGATGGGAGAAGAAGGAGTTTCCACCCTAACTTCGGAAGGGTGGACATGGTCCTTTATGCTTGGAGCGCTAGGACTGTTTTGCATTTGTTCAATTTTAGGAGGAGAAGCGATCGGAGCTTGCTTCAACTTAGGATCTGCGGAAAACATTTCTGCAAGAACGATCACGAACACACCCATTGCCAGAGCTACTAAGAAAAAAATGATCGCGTGAAATAAACTCCTAGCTCTCGGTCCTAAAAGATCCTGAGCAACTTGGCCGATCGATTTTCCTTGGTTGCGAACAGAAATTACAATTGCTCCGAAGTCATGGACACAGCCTATAAAAATTGCACCGAATACAACCCAAAGCATCGCAGGCAGCCATCCCCAGATCACTGCCACCGCGGGTCCTAAAATGGGAGCGAGTCCCGCAATGGACGCATAATGGTGTCCGAATAGAACGGCTGGTTTTGTAGGAAGATAATCCACGCCGTCATTGAATTTATGAGCTGGAGTATCACCTACGGTATCTTTGAGTTGGAAGATGGACTTGGATAAAAATCCCGAGTAAAACTTATAACCTAAAAAATAAAGAGTGAAACAACCAAAAACCGCGAGAAGGGGTAACATGTGGGAAAAATCTCGTTTTATGCGGCCTGGATCAAATCTTTTTTCTCGGGAAAATGAATGGACAAACTCGGTTACGGGCAGAGGGTCTAAGTATAGGTTCTCACTTTGAACGCCCGCAGTTTCGATCAGGTCAAATCATCCTTAGAAGACGTAATCTTCGAATTACAGTCCGGGAGCAATGATTGTGAGTGGTTCATTTCCTCCGAAAAACTGATCGAAATTTTAGAGATCCGACGAGAGGACTATTTTAAACTTCTATATGCTCTCAGAGGAGAAAGGGAATACTCTTCTAAGGGGTCCCAAGGATTCACTCAGGACAATGCGGATCTTCTCATTTTATTATTGGAGAAGGTCCTAAAAATAGAAGGATTATCCTACGAGTTCGCCAAAGCCGGAGTGTATTTTGACGACGCTTATCTGGACGAGTTCCGGGCTTATTTGAAAGAGATAGTTCTTTCAAAATTGGAAAGGCACGATCTAGACAAGGAACTCCTACTTTTACTTATCTCCTCCACCAAAAAATTCGAAGACGCATTCGATTCCTACTTCGACGATAAATTCGATCTGCAAAGATTAGTGGATAATGGGATTTCGGAGTTCTTGGACAAAAAAAGTTTTTCTGGAGATTACGGAGCGGACGTATTCTTAAGAAGTCATTTCTTTCAGATCCTAAATACAAAGTTATTTCCGATCCGACAAATCACTTCGGAATATAGGGACCGAGCTTATTACGAAATTTTCGGAAGATTCAGAGAAGAAGAAAGAGAAAAGACTAAAAAGAAAAAATCCAACTTCCGCAAAAAATTCTCCTCTAAGTCGTTTTATGAGGACGAAGATGCAGAGACTCG encodes:
- a CDS encoding SDR family NAD(P)-dependent oxidoreductase: MDYKNKVILITGASSGIGKATALALAKFQNKIILTARRENLLQEVSKEIKKLGSDCITFAGDGRDETHAEFVIQEIVKKYGKIDIALLNIGIGPPSNTLTATAKTILDCMNINYASLINFYVPLMRQMKKQKEVCMISHMNSLATYFGIPMQGDYTASKGAARLFLETARMELEHFGIKHIKIQTIHPGFVDTEAVKNDGIPAPNQISENEAAALVLKGFRKEWKENRFPYGTALATRIGRIAPLWLRTKILLSETPKNF
- a CDS encoding MFS transporter, with protein sequence MKKISKAVWILSFISLFTDVSSEMLYPIMPLYLKSIGFSVVLIGVLEGFAEAIAGLSKGYFGKLSDQNGKRVPFVQLGYLLSAISKPIMGFFTFPFWIFLARTMDRLGKGIRTGARDALLSDEATPETKGTVFGFHRSMDTLGAVIGPVFALVFLYFYPENYSVLFFIAAIPGLSAFLISGLLNEKNETKPPTQGKSNFLSYFIYWKNAPISYKKLVIGLLFFGLVNSSDLFLLLMAKSKGLEDSQVIGIYIFYNLIYALSSLPAGILADKIGLKPTLVFGLLVFALVYGGMAFAEDKIHFYSLFFLYGVYAASTEGISKALITNITPTTDSASAIGTFAGLNSIAALIASNLGGLIWFYSGPKSMFLISALVSVTVSFYFMRHSLFRSGK
- a CDS encoding copper-transporting P-type ATPase produces the protein MDEHSHSQHSHHSVAQKVSEPVKPFRKTEYVCPMHPEIRRDRPGDCPICGMTLVAQGGEPDSEAEDKELRSLFRKFILSTVFSLPLFFLAMSEMFFPHLVFEFTVGLGDRIQFVLASLVFWGPGFFLVRKGIVSFKSMNLNMYSLILIGVGAAYLFSVAALFFSDFFPQSLHSHGKVALYFEAASVILTLVILGEYLQARAQRRTGGAIQALLGLSPKTAHLLNGNSEREIRIEEIRVGDRLRVKPGEKIPIDGKIEEGSSYVEESMLTGEPLPVKKEKGDRVFGATINQTGSFVLIADKIGSETALSQIIHMVEEAQRSKAPIQGLADRVAGWLVPFVLLISVLTFCAWYFFGPEPSLSYAVLNSLSVLIIACPCALGLATPISVMVGVGIGAQNGILIRNAEALEKTEKGTVLFTDKTGTLTEGRPRVIEVYPENEQILRFAAALESRSEHPIAKAIVRKAEESGLMIPDVIDFSSITGNGVSGKIEGKSVYVGKKKYWNVKEVPQDLLKKEEFFLNQGKTVVWVADDQKYLGVITVTDPIKETTPKAVSDIEAFGIRIVMLTGDAKTSAQKVGDQIGIREIYSELSPEGKKEIVKSAKKENEIILVAGDGINDAPSLSESDVGIAMGSGTEIAIQSASITLVKGDLLGISKAIRLSKATMNNIKMNLFFSFAYNFLGIPIAAGLLYPFLGILLSPMIAGAAMSLSSVSVVMNALRLRKTKL
- a CDS encoding PilZ domain-containing protein, encoding MAGTNSLFDDKYEYRDPSQQKRKNARVKITIDGDFIVKGKTQRFPVFIVDIGTGGAGIETRTSVFEGDRIILFGNINGKNMELESEVIRVSGKKANVIFISLSEEDRDLIQDLIHKKFFDKDKKPLS
- a CDS encoding NRDE family protein; protein product: MCTSLIYRDPNKGILGIGFNRDESFKRKPSLSPQLLESNSGKAIAPIDGEAGGTWIGVTQSGEIICLLNYYEATLKLLRNPVSRGLLVRSILLGERTPESYTNTELENYYPFKLFKVRREKTEIFIWDGKTYQTETDSETFTVFGSSFTQGPKAQVVRRETFDSNFRPSSHPDATGFTNIAKSFLSSHLPEQGALSPCMHRRDAHSVSRTVIVLDGASVYFSYKNSQPCEDGPEEDYNFTLTEFRTSA
- a CDS encoding cell envelope biogenesis protein OmpA; amino-acid sequence: MFGKFFPFLVLLGILYSSSASANSLISTESGSFSPNWDGVSDILRFKIQTSSLPKLQDWELTIRSASGETVKKFEASKIRKKGFTLFSDENEFAPEDIYLPSILEWDGENENGIPVGDGYYTYQLFLLTANKERILSEESTFYLDARPPKAEANCKTKLLLSEDRNLSKIIIQQKTSGESADIFIGEFLDFEGRSLKAYTWRYREVPFQLVWDGTDSNGKSVPPGLYTYKLTGRDPAGNESIDKIENLTVKNDSFGVDLNVEGDLFPSDPNNPLNRIKFNSYVSSRLKSDSYELEIFKNEAKEDNIVFSQKSLGEPPAELIWEPKNKENKPLGPGTYLYRLTVFNRYDKYTSIPKKFQLSDQKPKFSYDVSPSGFTPDGDWQKDLVEIRLRSKGLPIVSWKINIMESYYDGDKQEERIVRSWNGIGNGPDKLIWYGLDDQGRRIGSLAELRFVLSYKDVFGGEEELELGDIKTDILVVKEKEGFRFSVPNRIYEDKWWTLPSKLKSVLSKFPGYKVELQIHTSHRGDDEFNLRASEEKAKKVFQSLFGKDYEFGRYRYRGYGETLPLIPGNGAYEVDRNERVDFFLSVGK
- a CDS encoding NUDIX hydrolase, which gives rise to MKFCSVCGSEVVQKVPEGDSLARYVCENCGTIHYQNPKVIVGTIPIWEGKILLCKRAIEPRKGYWTLPAGFLENRETVEEGAARETSEEANAKIDIVRLHSVYSIPHISQVYMFFLANLVDGLFSESPESEEVKLFSPEEIPWEEIAFASVTFALKRYTERSEIIDAGTHLGSIRNRKLEDKT
- a CDS encoding carbon starvation protein A, whose product is MLPLLAVFGCFTLYFLGYKFYSGFLSKSIFQLKDTVGDTPAHKFNDGVDYLPTKPAVLFGHHYASIAGLAPILGPAVAVIWGWLPAMLWVVFGAIFIGCVHDFGAIVISVRNQGKSIGQVAQDLLGPRARSLFHAIIFFLVALAMGVFVIVLAEMFSADPKLKQAPIASPPKIEQMQNSPSAPSIKDHVHPSEVRVETPSSPIKLRSHFPEAVIPTAGIMLFAILVGWLHYKKGMKLGPLTFASVALTLVVMVLGMNDSILSWTGLNDIDKSPGVPIWKIILLAYAFLASVTPVWLLLQSRDYINSFLLYLGIIAIYFGFVKGSILGEFSSFNAEAIRTEKVDMDIIPFVFITIACGAVSGFHALVSSGTTAKQLDREIDARVIGYGGMIGESLLGLTSVVACTIGFASAGEWSSFYKSWSGIQGLAPSVGAYIYGTGRFISQLGFDEGFAQGFIALVVVSFALTSLDSATRLLRYNIEEIAESFGSVTIKKTLGNRYVSSIIACIAIGFFAFLQIDQGGKKTTAGLALWKLFGTTNQLLAGLALLVITIYLLYSKKKTWISFIPMIFVLGATLWAMVINFYDFLFSKSPSYLLATVGGILIFLTVWLLLEAILAWRRFSKA
- a CDS encoding DnaJ domain-containing protein, yielding MNARSFDQVKSSLEDVIFELQSGSNDCEWFISSEKLIEILEIRREDYFKLLYALRGEREYSSKGSQGFTQDNADLLILLLEKVLKIEGLSYEFAKAGVYFDDAYLDEFRAYLKEIVLSKLERHDLDKELLLLLISSTKKFEDAFDSYFDDKFDLQRLVDNGISEFLDKKSFSGDYGADVFLRSHFFQILNTKLFPIRQITSEYRDRAYYEIFGRFREEEREKTKKKKSNFRKKFSSKSFYEDEDAETREHREFLGLAEEYTKTELKNKYKEMIKKYHPDVNKDGLEMTQRIIASYNFLVMKDR